Proteins encoded within one genomic window of Dyadobacter chenhuakuii:
- a CDS encoding RagB/SusD family nutrient uptake outer membrane protein, whose protein sequence is MKKITAIGLVVLPLLLASCGEDFLNQTDPTKVNVDLFYKNEAQAKQALNGVYAQLQSITNTAYLAGEFQTDNTTIDLNPSDRGGAGGWEAFEFSTVNSGNGEIAAIWNNYYATLYNANLTLERIADADIPETPKKEIEGQLKFLRAYLYFNLVQYFGDVVIVTSTFAVPEPTFELTRSPQADVWAQIEKDLKEAVALLPEKYASSGDKGRATKGAALSLLGKAYLTTKKYPDAISTLKEVTKLGYTLNANYADNFDPAPAKKNGPESIFEIQYQGDNDLGEQSNFQYVFAPRVSKGAVTGFSAGANGGRNSPTNDMIAAYEAGDLRKDLSLKTSFTLDGKVYPVPYVSKYNYPHTIVQRTNTNWPVLRYSDVLLMLAESINEQTGPTAEAADYLNQVRKRAGLAASKATGKADFRAAVLKERRVELAFENHRWFDLKRTKTPGEWAAFMNAHGAAERAKPTVDRGNVPFNSTDYVFTENEYLLPVPAPQILINAKLTQNPGY, encoded by the coding sequence ATGAAAAAAATTACAGCAATAGGTTTGGTCGTACTTCCGCTGCTTCTGGCTTCATGTGGCGAAGATTTCCTTAACCAGACGGACCCGACGAAGGTGAATGTAGACTTGTTCTATAAAAATGAGGCGCAGGCTAAGCAAGCATTAAATGGTGTTTACGCACAGTTGCAATCTATAACCAACACCGCTTATCTGGCGGGTGAATTTCAAACGGACAACACAACCATTGACCTCAACCCTTCCGATCGCGGCGGCGCAGGCGGTTGGGAAGCATTTGAGTTTTCAACCGTCAATTCGGGCAATGGTGAGATTGCGGCGATCTGGAACAATTACTACGCTACCTTATACAATGCGAACCTGACATTGGAGCGCATCGCAGATGCGGACATTCCGGAGACACCCAAAAAGGAAATTGAAGGCCAGTTGAAATTCCTGAGAGCTTATCTGTATTTCAATCTGGTCCAGTATTTCGGTGATGTGGTGATTGTAACAAGCACATTTGCGGTTCCTGAGCCCACTTTTGAACTCACACGGTCACCACAGGCAGATGTGTGGGCGCAGATAGAAAAAGACCTGAAAGAGGCAGTCGCCTTGCTGCCGGAGAAATATGCCTCATCCGGCGACAAAGGTCGGGCAACCAAGGGCGCAGCTTTGTCGCTCCTCGGCAAAGCATATCTGACTACTAAAAAATATCCGGACGCCATAAGCACGCTCAAAGAAGTCACTAAGCTTGGTTATACATTAAATGCTAACTATGCCGATAACTTTGATCCTGCGCCTGCCAAGAAAAACGGCCCGGAGTCGATATTTGAGATACAGTATCAGGGAGACAACGACCTCGGTGAGCAGAGCAACTTTCAGTATGTGTTCGCGCCCAGGGTTTCCAAAGGCGCGGTTACAGGCTTTTCAGCAGGTGCAAACGGAGGTCGGAATTCACCTACCAATGATATGATTGCGGCATATGAAGCGGGTGATCTGCGCAAGGACCTTTCGCTTAAAACCAGTTTTACGCTGGATGGCAAAGTTTATCCCGTTCCCTATGTGAGCAAATACAACTATCCCCACACCATTGTGCAACGGACCAACACAAACTGGCCGGTTCTGCGTTATTCGGATGTGTTACTAATGCTTGCAGAATCCATTAACGAACAAACCGGGCCCACAGCCGAAGCAGCGGATTATCTGAACCAGGTCAGAAAGCGTGCCGGACTAGCTGCATCGAAAGCCACCGGCAAGGCAGACTTCCGGGCCGCGGTGCTGAAAGAAAGGAGAGTTGAGCTTGCATTTGAAAATCACCGCTGGTTCGATTTGAAAAGAACAAAAACACCTGGTGAATGGGCCGCATTCATGAATGCGCATGGAGCAGCCGAAAGGGCAAAGCCAACCGTCGACAGGGGCAATGTGCCTTTCAATTCCACGGATTATGTTTTCACAGAAAATGAATACCTGCTGCCGGTCCCTGCACCTCAGATCCTCATCAATGCTAAGTTGACGCAAAATCCAGGATACTAA
- a CDS encoding SusC/RagA family TonB-linked outer membrane protein codes for MNEIRQSRLGVCLRLFGKIALSQMLVGAALTSSSEAGTASNHLNGHFAMIADRSIKGKVADDKGLGLPGVSVILKGSSTGTVTDSEGSYSLNIPETGENVLVFSFVGYVPKEVTVGNQSAVDVELLVDTKALEEVVVVGYGTQRKRDITSAVSVISMEDIGEVPKSNVTRMLQGQAPGVIIKQKSGTPGQQFEVKVRGISSLGAGSDPLYVIDGFPVGISAGQNLNPNDIETISILKDAAATAIYGARGSNGVVLITTKSAKDGKTNLNISVDYGIQNVPESRKTKVLNGQDFAQFKREVFIGRYVLANKKQPEESQIPIDFRNPADTKYSTNWFDLILHNNAPYKDINLTLSSGKGPIKSVVSAGYYKEDGALQYTGYDRASLRTNLAGEVNKFITIGMNIAGSYSRSSLSSTDGRNAQVGLTLIADPRYPAYNEKGDLIPYYNGVGDIFGFPNPLYMLKNINRNRNIADVLASGYVELNIAKGLKFRSSVNAKINYNTYKEYIPSTIGLPVQTGTNGAPPRLATERDDSEELKNYATDQVLTYTPTLGKDHSLEATVGYSAQQEVVKGLYGSGNTFPDDLTPFLGSATIRSSNSMERKWTMLAYIARLNYAFRDKYLFSATFRREGSSRFSEGHQFGNFPAASVGWRISEESFIPKTPWLTDLKLRASWGMTGNNTYRVSANNNFGVGQNAGDDGNYESLSFLGVNNYILGNTLASGKTVTRFANPELTWETSNQLDIGLDLATFDNKLVFTIEYYKKITDDMLLGYSIPAVSGFTSTLKNLGKVENQGIEVAANYRIKVGQVNLRTNANITFNRNKVLAIRGQNDFILQGSQYGGYNIQQVGRPIGMIFGYRKLGIFNTQAEIDAAPLQEGAVPGAMIFADLHGAADGGPDGIVSYDTKDMTEIGNPNPKFNWAWTVGADYKRFDVSVLLTGAYKYDIYRNIEASTMNMDGVFNVLEKAKDRWRSPENPGSNPGAKNSQGGTDYFKWSRESSERYVYDGTHMWIKNVTIGYTLPKLNGILSDARIFVNAANLLLITKYPGNNPDAGVRGGTELNNDDESYPVPRTFSAGLKVNF; via the coding sequence ATGAATGAAATTCGACAATCAAGACTGGGCGTTTGTCTACGGCTATTTGGGAAAATCGCACTAAGCCAAATGCTGGTTGGTGCGGCCCTAACCAGCAGCTCAGAAGCAGGAACGGCCTCGAACCACTTAAATGGCCACTTTGCTATGATAGCAGACCGCTCCATTAAAGGGAAAGTGGCCGATGACAAAGGGCTGGGCCTGCCCGGAGTAAGTGTCATTCTCAAAGGTTCCAGTACCGGAACCGTAACCGATTCGGAGGGGAGTTATAGTCTGAACATTCCGGAAACCGGGGAAAATGTTTTGGTCTTTTCTTTTGTCGGGTACGTACCAAAAGAGGTTACAGTGGGAAATCAATCTGCTGTCGATGTGGAATTGCTGGTTGATACCAAGGCATTGGAAGAAGTGGTCGTGGTTGGTTATGGTACGCAGCGCAAGCGCGACATTACATCGGCGGTGTCAGTGATCAGTATGGAAGATATTGGCGAAGTGCCTAAGTCCAATGTTACGCGTATGCTGCAAGGACAAGCTCCGGGTGTTATTATTAAACAGAAAAGCGGAACGCCGGGGCAGCAATTTGAAGTGAAAGTGCGCGGGATCAGCTCGTTAGGCGCAGGAAGTGATCCGTTGTATGTGATTGACGGATTTCCCGTCGGCATATCAGCCGGGCAGAACCTGAACCCCAACGACATTGAAACCATATCCATCCTGAAAGATGCAGCTGCAACCGCCATTTACGGCGCACGCGGTTCCAATGGCGTGGTTTTGATCACCACTAAATCTGCCAAGGATGGAAAGACAAATCTCAACATATCAGTAGATTATGGCATCCAGAATGTTCCTGAAAGCCGCAAAACCAAAGTGTTGAACGGACAAGACTTTGCGCAGTTTAAGCGGGAAGTTTTCATAGGGCGATATGTATTGGCTAATAAAAAACAACCCGAAGAATCGCAGATCCCCATTGATTTCAGAAATCCCGCAGATACAAAATATTCGACCAACTGGTTTGACCTGATTTTGCACAACAATGCACCTTACAAAGACATTAACCTGACATTATCGTCCGGAAAAGGTCCGATCAAGTCTGTTGTTTCTGCCGGTTACTACAAGGAAGATGGTGCTTTGCAGTACACAGGATATGACCGCGCATCGTTACGCACCAACCTCGCCGGTGAAGTGAACAAGTTCATTACCATTGGGATGAACATTGCCGGAAGTTACTCCCGGTCCAGTTTGTCCAGCACCGACGGCCGTAATGCGCAGGTTGGCTTAACATTGATTGCCGATCCACGCTATCCTGCCTATAATGAAAAGGGTGATCTGATCCCTTATTACAATGGCGTTGGTGACATTTTCGGCTTTCCTAACCCGCTGTATATGCTCAAAAACATCAACCGGAACAGGAACATTGCAGATGTGCTGGCAAGCGGTTACGTAGAACTCAACATTGCCAAAGGACTGAAATTCAGGTCTTCTGTGAATGCCAAGATCAACTACAACACCTACAAGGAATACATTCCTTCGACAATCGGCTTGCCCGTGCAGACCGGAACAAATGGCGCACCTCCGCGTCTCGCGACCGAACGGGACGACTCGGAAGAGTTGAAGAACTATGCTACTGACCAAGTTTTGACCTACACACCAACCCTTGGCAAAGATCACAGCCTGGAAGCAACAGTGGGTTATTCGGCTCAGCAGGAAGTGGTCAAGGGCTTATATGGATCTGGAAATACATTCCCGGACGACCTGACGCCGTTTTTGGGTAGTGCCACCATTCGTTCTTCCAATTCTATGGAGCGCAAATGGACAATGCTGGCCTACATTGCGCGCTTAAACTATGCATTCAGGGACAAGTATCTGTTTTCCGCCACTTTCCGGCGCGAAGGCAGTTCCAGGTTTAGCGAAGGACATCAATTTGGCAATTTCCCGGCCGCTTCTGTGGGATGGAGAATTTCGGAAGAATCATTTATCCCAAAAACACCCTGGCTAACAGACCTGAAACTGCGCGCAAGCTGGGGTATGACGGGAAATAATACGTATCGTGTGAGCGCCAACAACAATTTTGGTGTCGGTCAGAATGCAGGTGATGACGGGAATTATGAAAGTTTGTCATTCCTCGGCGTGAACAACTACATTCTCGGCAACACTTTGGCCTCCGGCAAAACAGTGACGCGCTTCGCTAACCCCGAGCTTACCTGGGAAACATCCAACCAGCTGGACATCGGTTTGGATCTCGCAACATTCGATAACAAGCTGGTTTTCACTATTGAATATTATAAAAAGATCACAGATGATATGCTTCTCGGATACAGCATTCCAGCTGTTTCCGGATTCACGTCAACACTGAAAAATCTGGGTAAAGTGGAAAACCAGGGCATTGAAGTGGCTGCTAATTACCGCATTAAGGTAGGTCAGGTCAATCTGAGGACAAACGCGAACATTACATTCAACCGCAACAAAGTGCTGGCCATCCGCGGACAAAATGATTTTATCCTGCAAGGAAGCCAATATGGCGGTTACAACATTCAGCAGGTGGGCCGTCCGATCGGGATGATCTTTGGTTATCGTAAACTGGGCATCTTCAATACACAGGCGGAAATCGATGCGGCACCATTGCAGGAAGGTGCGGTGCCGGGCGCTATGATCTTTGCGGATCTGCATGGCGCAGCCGACGGCGGACCCGATGGCATTGTGTCGTATGATACAAAGGACATGACTGAAATTGGTAACCCAAACCCAAAATTCAACTGGGCCTGGACCGTGGGTGCTGATTACAAGCGTTTTGATGTGAGCGTTTTATTGACGGGCGCCTATAAGTATGACATTTACAGAAACATCGAGGCGTCTACCATGAATATGGATGGTGTTTTCAATGTTTTGGAAAAAGCCAAAGACAGATGGAGGTCTCCTGAAAACCCTGGCTCAAATCCGGGCGCTAAAAACTCACAGGGCGGAACGGACTATTTCAAATGGTCACGCGAGAGCAGCGAGCGCTATGTGTATGATGGAACGCATATGTGGATCAAAAACGTAACGATCGGCTATACACTTCCAAAATTGAACGGCATTCTTTCTGATGCACGGATATTCGTAAATGCGGCCAATTTGTTGTTGATAACCAAATATCCCGGCAACAACCCTGACGCGGGCGTAAGGGGCGGAACGGAGCTCAACAATGACGATGAGTCTTATCCCGTTCCCAGAACATTCTCCGCAGGCCTGAAAGTCAACTTCTAA
- a CDS encoding gliding motility-associated C-terminal domain-containing protein codes for MTRYLRRILWFLPLLVFLSLQVYADHIVGGELLMRPLANAGNFEITLIQFWDKNNLVEPSPDGNGNRDAAADVYIYRKRDNNFMQQVRVRYLSSETIQYQNKACASARSLSTVIGTYKGTAALPEQDYNDPEGYYIVWERCCRNKDVNNIKYPGEMGMVFYLEFPPVSTRNTSPTFSAPNGQYICSNRDFSMSMSASDPDGDELRYALVTPYRGYTTPNMINGNSAPKSDYPLVDWENGISLSNIIPGPRPLAIDKTGKLTVTANRLGLYVFAVEVEEYRNGKKIGVIRRDFQLLVIDCNDDQPEQPVIMLNTAPVTEVSFCPERPVTLQTESSADWSYQWQRNGSNIPGATEAAIAVSDTGVYSVIKSYTQKCSRDTSSLMVNVTLAPPIEATISADKNIICEGEVAKLVANGGSVKNGLALSWSRNNAVLNEKQSKLETKDSGSYSLLISDEATGCTGSDTILVAKESVSVTLPARKGVVEGSKVTLQPKVEPSEPTTYKYLWSPPDGLVSANDERDAVVGPLVDTRYTIVVESENGCKAEASTEVYVIAKMHIPTSFTPNDDGHNDRFEIFNAKDQILEMRIYNRWGQVIYASQGYQDPWNGKYKDNTPVPAGSYPYMIKTAETSLTGTILLLK; via the coding sequence ATGACAAGATATTTACGAAGGATTTTGTGGTTTCTACCACTGTTAGTTTTCCTTTCATTGCAAGTATATGCCGATCATATCGTCGGAGGCGAGCTTTTGATGCGTCCGCTTGCAAATGCTGGCAATTTTGAAATTACGTTGATCCAGTTCTGGGACAAGAATAATCTGGTCGAACCATCCCCCGACGGAAACGGAAACCGGGACGCAGCAGCGGATGTTTACATCTATCGGAAGCGTGACAACAATTTTATGCAGCAGGTCCGCGTGCGCTACCTGTCTTCTGAAACCATTCAATATCAAAACAAAGCATGCGCAAGTGCCCGGTCGTTGAGTACGGTGATTGGCACATATAAAGGAACAGCAGCATTGCCCGAGCAGGACTACAATGATCCGGAAGGTTATTACATTGTGTGGGAAAGATGTTGCCGTAACAAGGACGTCAATAACATTAAGTATCCCGGGGAAATGGGAATGGTGTTTTATCTTGAATTTCCACCTGTTAGTACCCGAAATACTTCTCCGACGTTTTCAGCTCCTAATGGTCAATATATATGTAGTAACCGCGACTTTTCAATGAGCATGTCAGCGTCCGACCCCGATGGTGACGAACTTCGATACGCATTGGTAACGCCTTACCGGGGTTACACAACGCCTAATATGATTAATGGCAATAGCGCGCCAAAATCAGACTACCCGCTTGTAGATTGGGAAAATGGCATTTCTTTATCCAATATTATTCCTGGCCCGCGTCCGCTGGCTATCGACAAGACGGGGAAACTTACAGTGACCGCAAACCGGCTGGGCTTGTATGTGTTTGCAGTGGAGGTTGAAGAGTACAGAAATGGCAAGAAAATCGGTGTGATCCGGAGAGACTTTCAGCTGCTTGTGATCGATTGCAATGATGATCAGCCGGAGCAGCCGGTGATTATGCTGAATACCGCGCCTGTTACTGAGGTTTCCTTTTGCCCTGAACGGCCCGTTACCTTACAAACGGAAAGTTCAGCCGACTGGTCGTATCAATGGCAGCGCAACGGGTCGAATATTCCAGGTGCTACGGAAGCGGCCATCGCCGTGAGTGACACGGGTGTTTATTCGGTGATAAAAAGCTACACTCAGAAATGTTCGCGGGATACATCGTCACTAATGGTCAATGTTACCCTTGCTCCACCTATTGAGGCAACTATTTCGGCGGATAAAAATATCATTTGTGAGGGTGAGGTAGCAAAATTGGTTGCGAACGGAGGAAGTGTAAAGAATGGACTGGCACTTTCATGGAGCAGAAACAACGCGGTCCTGAATGAGAAGCAGAGCAAACTGGAAACGAAAGATTCCGGATCTTACTCTCTTTTGATTTCAGATGAAGCAACCGGATGCACCGGCTCGGATACGATATTGGTAGCAAAAGAATCTGTTTCCGTAACGCTCCCTGCAAGAAAGGGCGTAGTGGAAGGGTCCAAAGTGACATTGCAGCCCAAGGTTGAACCTTCCGAACCGACCACATACAAATATCTGTGGTCACCGCCGGATGGCCTGGTTTCAGCAAATGACGAACGTGATGCTGTGGTTGGCCCGCTTGTTGATACCCGTTATACTATTGTTGTAGAATCTGAAAACGGATGTAAGGCAGAAGCATCTACGGAAGTTTATGTGATAGCTAAAATGCACATCCCTACCTCGTTTACACCAAACGACGATGGGCATAATGATCGTTTTGAGATATTTAATGCCAAAGATCAGATCCTTGAAATGCGAATTTATAATCGATGGGGCCAGGTAATTTATGCCTCTCAGGGATATCAGGATCCATGGAACGGAAAATACAAAGACAACACGCCAGTCCCGGCAGGAAGCTATCCGTATATGATAAAAACCGCCGAAACGAGCCTCACCGGGACTATTCTCCTCCTTAAATAA
- a CDS encoding helix-turn-helix transcriptional regulator — MDLNDKIKQILADKNMSPSIFADEIGIQRSSMSHILAGRNKPSLDIVQKIVKRFPELGTNWILDGEELPNSSSEFLSDGQSSHLETPTTDKSPAARDVNLPLKPGAGNKNFNRTLPVSTNNFSDTRRIEKILIFYSDGTFEEVK; from the coding sequence GTGGATTTAAATGATAAAATCAAACAAATTTTGGCTGACAAAAATATGTCGCCGTCCATATTTGCTGATGAGATCGGCATCCAGCGATCCAGCATGTCCCACATTCTTGCAGGACGTAACAAACCAAGCCTGGATATCGTACAGAAGATTGTCAAGCGCTTCCCTGAACTGGGAACGAATTGGATATTAGATGGTGAAGAGCTTCCCAACAGCTCTTCTGAATTTTTATCGGACGGTCAATCTAGCCATTTAGAAACCCCTACAACAGACAAAAGTCCGGCTGCACGGGATGTAAACCTTCCTCTAAAACCAGGTGCAGGCAATAAGAATTTTAATAGAACATTACCGGTCTCAACAAACAACTTTTCCGACACCCGCCGGATTGAAAAAATTCTAATATTTTACTCAGATGGGACGTTTGAGGAAGTAAAATAG
- a CDS encoding 2,3,4,5-tetrahydropyridine-2,6-dicarboxylate N-succinyltransferase: protein MFVAEKIESYWSDRELLKDPAAVNYIKEVIEEVDKGRLRVAEPQEDGSWKVNEALKKAIILYFPIQQMSVSEVGIFEYHDKMKLKTGYDKLGVRVVPPAVARYGAYISKGVVLMPSYVNIGAYIDEGTMVDTWATVGSCAQIGKNVHLSGGVGIGGVLEPVQAAPVIIEDGAFIGSRCIVVEGAHIGKRAVLGAGVTITGSSKIIDVTGSEPVEYKGFVPADSVVIPGTLPKEFASGTYHVPCALIIGKRKASTDLKTSLNDALRENNVTV, encoded by the coding sequence ATGTTTGTTGCAGAAAAGATTGAGTCTTATTGGTCAGACCGGGAATTATTAAAGGATCCTGCTGCCGTGAATTACATCAAAGAAGTTATTGAAGAAGTCGATAAAGGCAGACTGCGGGTGGCCGAACCGCAGGAAGACGGATCATGGAAGGTAAATGAAGCGCTGAAAAAAGCCATCATTCTATATTTTCCTATTCAGCAGATGTCTGTTAGCGAGGTTGGCATCTTCGAATATCATGATAAAATGAAATTGAAGACAGGATATGACAAGCTAGGCGTTCGGGTTGTACCACCAGCCGTTGCGCGCTACGGTGCATACATATCAAAAGGTGTTGTACTGATGCCGTCGTACGTTAACATTGGCGCATACATTGACGAAGGCACAATGGTCGACACCTGGGCAACTGTCGGCAGCTGCGCGCAGATCGGCAAGAATGTTCACCTGAGTGGTGGCGTAGGAATTGGCGGCGTGCTGGAACCTGTACAAGCTGCACCTGTTATTATAGAAGACGGTGCGTTCATTGGTTCACGCTGCATTGTAGTGGAAGGCGCGCACATTGGTAAAAGGGCGGTTTTGGGAGCAGGCGTAACAATCACCGGGAGCTCGAAGATCATAGATGTAACAGGCTCTGAGCCCGTAGAATACAAAGGTTTTGTTCCGGCAGACTCAGTGGTTATCCCCGGCACGCTTCCAAAGGAATTTGCCTCCGGAACCTATCATGTTCCCTGTGCATTGATCATCGGGAAACGCAAAGCCAGCACTGATCTTAAAACATCTTTAAATGATGCATTGCGTGAAAACAATGTGACAGTTTAA
- the gap gene encoding type I glyceraldehyde-3-phosphate dehydrogenase translates to MSKVKVAINGFGRIGRLVYRQIYNMEGIDIVAINDLTSPKVLAHLLKYDTAHGRFDADVKSTDNSVVVNGENIAIYAQRDPAQIPWASHEVDVVLECTGFFTSQESASAHIKAGAKKVVISAPATGDLKTIVFNVNHDILDGSETIISGASCTTNCLAPMAQVLEEKFGIVNGLMTTIHAYTNDQNTQDAPHPKGDLRRARAAAQNIVPNSTGAAKAIGLVLPALKGKLDGSAQRVPTLTGSLTELTVILGKETSVEEINAAMKDASNESFGYTEDEIVSSDIIGINYGSLFDATQTRVQKVGDTQIVRTVAWYDNEMSYVSQLVRTVYYFASLIGK, encoded by the coding sequence ATGTCTAAAGTAAAAGTTGCTATCAATGGATTTGGCCGGATCGGCCGTCTGGTTTACCGTCAGATTTATAATATGGAAGGCATCGATATAGTTGCTATCAATGACCTTACCAGCCCAAAAGTACTGGCCCACCTGCTTAAATATGACACTGCCCATGGCCGTTTTGATGCTGATGTAAAATCTACTGACAATTCAGTTGTTGTCAATGGAGAAAATATCGCAATATATGCACAACGTGACCCTGCTCAAATTCCCTGGGCATCACACGAAGTAGACGTTGTTCTGGAATGTACAGGTTTCTTTACAAGCCAGGAGTCTGCAAGTGCGCACATTAAAGCTGGCGCGAAAAAAGTGGTTATCTCCGCTCCTGCTACCGGCGACTTGAAAACAATCGTTTTCAATGTTAACCATGACATTCTGGACGGTTCTGAAACTATCATTAGCGGTGCTTCTTGTACAACCAACTGCCTTGCGCCAATGGCACAGGTGTTGGAAGAGAAATTCGGCATCGTGAACGGTTTGATGACCACGATTCACGCATATACAAATGATCAGAACACACAAGATGCACCGCATCCAAAAGGTGATTTGAGAAGAGCTCGTGCAGCTGCACAGAATATCGTTCCTAACAGCACCGGTGCTGCCAAAGCGATCGGACTTGTTCTTCCTGCATTGAAAGGAAAACTGGACGGTTCTGCACAACGTGTACCAACATTGACCGGTTCATTGACTGAATTAACTGTTATTCTTGGAAAAGAAACATCGGTTGAAGAGATCAATGCTGCTATGAAAGACGCATCCAACGAAAGCTTCGGTTACACGGAAGACGAAATCGTTAGCAGCGACATCATCGGTATTAACTACGGATCGCTTTTCGACGCTACACAGACAAGAGTTCAGAAAGTTGGTGATACACAGATCGTTAGAACTGTGGCTTGGTACGACAATGAAATGTCTTACGTATCTCAATTGGTAAGAACAGTTTACTACTTCGCCAGCCTGATCGGCAAGTAA
- the trmB gene encoding tRNA (guanosine(46)-N7)-methyltransferase TrmB encodes MTRRKLEHYKFSADAANVIEAGKPLYTQIKGHWNSLYFENDHPVVVELACGKGEYTIGLGKQFPEKNFIGMDIKGDRIARGSLIATENKLNNVAFLRAGIQYADEFFEDDELSEIWLIHPDPQVRDRDENKRLTNPQFLARYARYLKPGGMFYLKTDSTFLYEYSLEKLSESESFTIIEHTADLYESHLHDEHYGVKTHYESIFVSKGYTIKYIKAVVS; translated from the coding sequence ATGACCAGAAGAAAGTTAGAACACTACAAGTTTAGCGCCGACGCCGCGAATGTTATTGAAGCAGGAAAACCCTTATACACCCAAATCAAAGGCCATTGGAATAGTTTATACTTTGAAAATGATCATCCGGTTGTCGTTGAGCTTGCCTGTGGGAAGGGTGAATACACCATTGGGTTAGGCAAGCAGTTCCCGGAAAAGAACTTCATCGGGATGGATATCAAAGGAGACCGCATCGCAAGGGGCAGTCTGATCGCGACTGAGAACAAACTTAATAATGTTGCCTTTTTGCGGGCAGGCATCCAGTATGCAGATGAATTTTTTGAAGACGATGAGCTCAGTGAGATCTGGCTTATTCATCCGGATCCGCAGGTTAGGGACCGGGACGAGAATAAAAGGCTGACTAACCCTCAATTCCTCGCGCGCTATGCCAGATACTTAAAGCCGGGAGGCATGTTTTACCTGAAAACTGACAGCACCTTCCTATACGAATACAGTCTTGAAAAGCTGAGCGAATCGGAAAGCTTTACGATCATCGAACATACGGCTGATCTTTACGAGTCGCATCTGCACGACGAGCATTATGGGGTCAAGACACATTATGAAAGCATATTTGTATCGAAAGGATATACGATCAAATACATTAAAGCAGTTGTCTCTTAA